The Micromonospora sp. NBC_01740 genome includes a window with the following:
- a CDS encoding acyl carrier protein yields the protein MGAPDRPAVARELHDFIAPAVSGPIGPDEDYFALGLLNSLFAIELVVFVERRFDIEVEVADLDLDHFRTISRLTDFVLAKTAGRAGIPA from the coding sequence ATGGGAGCACCGGACCGGCCCGCGGTGGCGCGGGAGCTGCACGACTTCATCGCCCCGGCGGTGTCCGGACCGATCGGCCCGGACGAGGACTACTTCGCGCTCGGCCTGCTCAACTCGCTGTTCGCGATCGAGCTGGTGGTGTTCGTGGAGCGTCGCTTCGACATCGAGGTCGAGGTGGCCGACCTCGACCTCGACCACTTCCGCACCATCTCCCGGCTGACCGACTTCGTGCTGGCCAAGACCGCCGGCCGCGCCGGGATCCCGGCGTGA
- a CDS encoding acyl-CoA dehydrogenase family protein translates to MTAAAAPPALDGLGDDLAAAARDEAARWDRDGALPAGVRRAAAAAGLLTADLPVGHGGLGATPAQLGELCARFGGVCGALRALVTVQAMVAAAVLRWGTAEQRARWLPAFARGELLAGFAATEADAGSDLTAVDTRIRAVGGGRQPTLELTGAKRWVTFGQVADVLLVLGVLDGRHTAVLVETDRAGVTRQPVEGQLGLRAAQLAHIQLDGVRVPAANRVAPPGFGLSHVAASALDHGRFTVGWGCVGMAEACLRDMTDHVLTRRQGGTLLAEHQTVRGLLGRAAVDTAAARELAARAARWRAAGAPDAIAGTVAAKYAAARTAARVAGTAVQVLGAAGCAPDSRAGRFYRDAKVMEIIEGSSQVAELHVADHLLRRARATGPGGRP, encoded by the coding sequence GTGACCGCCGCGGCCGCGCCGCCGGCGCTCGACGGTCTCGGCGACGACCTCGCCGCGGCGGCGCGCGACGAGGCGGCCCGCTGGGACCGGGACGGCGCGCTGCCCGCCGGGGTACGCCGCGCCGCGGCGGCCGCCGGGCTGCTCACCGCTGACCTGCCGGTCGGGCACGGCGGTCTCGGCGCCACACCGGCGCAGCTCGGTGAGCTGTGCGCCCGGTTCGGCGGCGTGTGCGGCGCGCTGCGCGCGCTGGTCACCGTGCAGGCCATGGTCGCCGCGGCCGTCCTGCGCTGGGGCACCGCTGAGCAGCGGGCGCGCTGGCTGCCCGCGTTCGCCCGCGGTGAGCTGCTCGCCGGATTCGCCGCCACCGAGGCCGACGCGGGCAGCGACCTGACCGCCGTCGACACCCGCATCCGTGCGGTCGGCGGTGGCCGGCAGCCGACCCTGGAGCTGACCGGGGCCAAGCGCTGGGTGACCTTCGGCCAGGTCGCCGACGTGCTACTGGTGCTCGGGGTGCTGGACGGCCGGCACACCGCCGTGCTCGTCGAGACCGACCGGGCCGGCGTGACGCGGCAGCCGGTCGAGGGTCAGCTCGGCCTGCGGGCCGCCCAGCTGGCCCACATCCAGCTCGACGGCGTACGGGTCCCGGCGGCGAACCGCGTCGCACCGCCCGGGTTCGGCCTGTCGCACGTCGCGGCCAGCGCACTCGACCACGGCCGGTTCACGGTCGGCTGGGGCTGCGTGGGCATGGCCGAGGCGTGCCTGCGGGACATGACCGACCACGTGCTCACCCGCCGGCAGGGCGGCACCCTGCTCGCCGAGCACCAGACCGTACGGGGGCTGCTGGGCCGGGCCGCGGTGGACACCGCCGCCGCGCGGGAACTCGCCGCCCGGGCCGCCCGGTGGCGGGCCGCGGGTGCTCCCGACGCGATCGCCGGCACGGTCGCGGCGAAGTACGCGGCGGCGCGCACCGCCGCCCGGGTCGCCGGCACGGCCGTGCAGGTCCTCGGTGCGGCCGGCTGCGCCCCGGACAGCCGGGCTGGCCGGTTCTACCGGGACGCCAAGGTCATGGAGATCATCGAGGGCTCCTCCCAGGTGGCCGAGCTGCACGTCGCCGACCACCTGCTGCGGCGCGCCCGCGCGACGGGGCCGGGAGGGCGGCCGTGA
- a CDS encoding HAD-IIIC family phosphatase, producing MVKCLVWDLDDTLWDGVVLEGDEPVPFPAAVRTLHALDRRGVLHAVASRGERAAATAHLAAHGLLDLFTRVEVGWGAKSLAVARIAADLGIGLDSVAFVDNDPVERAEVAAALPVVRCHPADAVAELPALPEFACEFVTEESRQRRQLYRTDERRRAAEATHAGPSADFLASLGLVLEVRRAGPADLARAHELTVRTHQLNTTGVTFSLAELHALCASPRHEVLVARLRDRFGSYGTVGLAVTESRPDATVLRLLLMSCRVLSRGAGAALLDHLVHTALAAGRRPVAEFVPTSVNRQMLVTLRFAGFAVEDDAGDRWTLSIDPARPPAARAHPVRVVTA from the coding sequence ATGGTGAAGTGCCTCGTCTGGGACCTCGACGACACCCTGTGGGACGGCGTCGTGCTGGAGGGCGACGAGCCGGTGCCGTTCCCCGCCGCCGTACGCACGCTGCACGCCCTGGACCGGCGCGGCGTCCTGCACGCCGTGGCCAGCCGGGGCGAGCGTGCCGCCGCCACCGCCCACCTGGCCGCGCACGGCCTGCTCGACCTGTTCACCCGGGTCGAGGTGGGCTGGGGCGCCAAGTCCCTCGCGGTCGCCCGGATCGCCGCCGACCTGGGCATCGGCCTGGACTCCGTCGCGTTCGTCGACAACGACCCGGTGGAGCGCGCCGAGGTGGCCGCCGCGCTGCCGGTCGTGCGCTGCCACCCGGCCGACGCCGTCGCCGAACTGCCGGCCCTGCCCGAGTTCGCCTGCGAGTTCGTCACCGAGGAGTCCCGGCAGCGCCGCCAGCTCTACCGGACCGACGAGCGACGCCGGGCCGCCGAGGCCACGCATGCCGGGCCATCCGCGGACTTCCTCGCCTCGCTCGGCCTGGTGCTGGAGGTGCGCCGGGCCGGCCCGGCCGACCTCGCCCGGGCGCACGAGCTGACCGTACGCACCCACCAGCTGAACACCACCGGCGTCACCTTCAGCCTGGCGGAGCTGCACGCGCTGTGCGCGTCGCCGCGGCACGAGGTGCTGGTGGCGCGGCTGCGGGACAGGTTCGGCTCCTACGGAACGGTCGGGCTGGCCGTTACCGAGTCGCGGCCGGACGCGACCGTACTGCGGCTGCTGCTGATGTCGTGCCGGGTGCTGTCCCGCGGCGCCGGCGCGGCCCTGCTCGACCACCTCGTGCACACCGCGCTCGCCGCGGGCCGGCGGCCGGTGGCCGAGTTCGTGCCCACCTCGGTCAACCGGCAGATGCTGGTCACCCTGCGGTTCGCCGGCTTCGCCGTCGAGGACGACGCGGGCGACCGGTGGACGCTCTCGATCGACCCGGCCCGGCCGCCGGCCGCGCGGGCACACCCGGTGCGGGTGGTGACGGCGTGA
- a CDS encoding 3-hydroxyacyl-CoA dehydrogenase family protein: protein MSGTVGVVGAGTMGLGIAQCLAEGGYDVVVVDPALGSTTGVAAAADRLRTGLRQARLLAPDRAGEPVARVVERISWTHRTAGLDRAGYVVECAPERIPLKERIFGELDAVCPPTTVLASVTSAIPIDRLAASTRRPDRVVGTHFMNPAPLRDSVEVVRAPRTSADTLQRTLDLLAAIGKTGIVVADGPGFVINRVLMLTVNEAAEVVGQGTADAATVDRVFQECLGHATGPLRTADLIGLDTVVDTLLVLLECTGDPRFRPGRTLRELVDTGRYGRKSGSGFHQYPRPVATAAT from the coding sequence ATGAGCGGAACCGTCGGGGTGGTCGGCGCCGGCACGATGGGGCTCGGCATCGCCCAGTGCCTGGCCGAGGGCGGGTACGACGTGGTCGTGGTCGACCCGGCGCTCGGGTCGACGACCGGGGTGGCGGCGGCAGCGGACCGGCTGCGTACCGGGCTGCGGCAGGCCCGGCTGCTGGCCCCGGACCGCGCGGGCGAGCCGGTGGCCCGGGTGGTCGAGCGGATCAGCTGGACCCACCGGACCGCCGGGCTCGACCGGGCCGGGTACGTGGTCGAGTGCGCACCGGAACGCATCCCGCTCAAGGAACGGATCTTCGGCGAGCTGGACGCCGTCTGTCCACCGACGACGGTGCTCGCGTCGGTCACCTCCGCCATCCCGATCGACCGGCTCGCCGCCAGCACCCGCCGGCCGGACCGGGTGGTCGGGACGCACTTCATGAACCCCGCGCCCCTCAGGGACAGCGTCGAGGTGGTGCGTGCGCCACGGACCAGCGCGGACACCCTCCAGCGCACCCTCGACCTGCTCGCCGCGATCGGCAAGACCGGCATCGTGGTCGCCGATGGGCCGGGCTTCGTGATCAACCGCGTGTTGATGCTCACCGTGAACGAGGCCGCCGAGGTCGTCGGCCAGGGCACCGCCGACGCCGCGACCGTCGACCGGGTCTTCCAGGAGTGCCTCGGCCACGCGACGGGTCCGCTGCGTACCGCCGACCTGATCGGCCTGGACACCGTCGTCGACACGCTCCTGGTGCTGCTCGAGTGCACCGGTGACCCCCGCTTCCGGCCCGGGCGCACACTGCGGGAACTGGTGGACACGGGCAGGTACGGGCGCAAGAGCGGCAGCGGTTTCCACCAGTACCCGCGGCCGGTCGCGACCGCCGCCACCTGA
- a CDS encoding VOC family protein produces the protein MATRLVQINMKARNDSVLGGFWAEALGWEVSSEGPGVTNLEPEGFVYPDPVAVCLDLIVSPEPKTVKNRVHVDLATTSAAHQAEVVTRLKDLGATPADVGQGDVPWTVMADPEGNEFCVLDPRPLHRDTGPIAAVVVDCADPRAMARFWSEAMDWALHEVTDHRAVLRSAKGVGPYLRFLRTPDVKTGWNRVHLDVRPYPGDDLEAEAARLRNLGATAVDLDRDVPWTVLADPEGNEFCVLTPG, from the coding sequence GTGGCGACGCGGCTCGTGCAGATCAACATGAAGGCCCGGAACGACTCCGTGCTGGGCGGTTTCTGGGCGGAGGCGCTCGGCTGGGAAGTCTCCAGCGAGGGGCCCGGCGTGACCAACCTCGAACCCGAGGGCTTCGTCTACCCCGACCCCGTCGCGGTCTGCCTCGACCTCATCGTCTCCCCGGAACCCAAGACGGTGAAGAACCGCGTGCACGTCGACCTCGCCACCACCTCGGCAGCCCACCAGGCCGAGGTGGTCACGCGCCTGAAGGATCTCGGCGCGACACCCGCCGACGTGGGCCAGGGCGACGTCCCATGGACGGTCATGGCCGACCCGGAGGGCAACGAGTTCTGCGTGCTGGACCCCCGACCGCTCCACCGCGACACCGGACCGATCGCCGCGGTGGTGGTCGACTGCGCGGATCCGCGAGCCATGGCGCGCTTCTGGAGCGAGGCCATGGACTGGGCCCTGCACGAGGTGACCGACCACAGGGCGGTGCTGCGCTCCGCCAAGGGCGTTGGCCCCTACCTGCGGTTCCTCCGCACACCCGACGTGAAGACCGGGTGGAACCGCGTCCATCTCGACGTCCGCCCGTACCCGGGTGACGACCTGGAGGCCGAGGCGGCCAGACTGCGGAATCTCGGCGCCACCGCCGTCGACCTGGACCGCGACGTCCCGTGGACGGTCCTCGCCGACCCGGAAGGCAACGAGTTCTGCGTCCTCACCCCAGGCTGA
- a CDS encoding TetR/AcrR family transcriptional regulator yields the protein MTPPGLRERKKQATREALREAALRLAEERGPDQVRVEDIAEAAGVSPRTYNNYFASREQAIVSAVTADREARIAAAVAARPAGVRLADAVTQAVVEQYTNTGEREHKALLLITTQTALRDAFLDTTAGIEPPLAAVIAERLDDAEAHTARVLAASVAAAVRIALEGWLQPAGNPEAAGSFAAGGLVVPSGSLADQLRKALAPLAPAFDAAEQHNQP from the coding sequence GTGACACCACCAGGGCTGCGGGAGCGGAAGAAGCAGGCCACGCGTGAGGCGCTACGCGAGGCGGCCCTGCGCCTGGCCGAGGAGCGCGGACCGGACCAGGTGCGGGTCGAGGACATCGCCGAAGCGGCCGGGGTCTCGCCGCGCACCTACAACAACTACTTCGCCAGCCGCGAGCAGGCGATCGTCTCCGCCGTCACCGCGGACCGGGAGGCGCGCATCGCGGCGGCGGTCGCGGCCCGGCCCGCAGGAGTACGCCTGGCCGACGCCGTCACCCAGGCAGTGGTCGAGCAGTACACGAACACCGGCGAGCGCGAACACAAGGCGCTGCTGCTGATCACCACCCAGACCGCGTTGCGCGACGCGTTCCTCGACACCACCGCCGGCATCGAGCCCCCGCTCGCGGCGGTGATCGCCGAACGCCTGGACGACGCCGAAGCGCACACGGCCCGCGTCCTCGCGGCAAGCGTGGCCGCGGCAGTTCGCATCGCACTGGAAGGCTGGCTCCAGCCGGCCGGTAACCCGGAGGCCGCCGGGAGTTTCGCCGCCGGAGGACTGGTCGTGCCCTCCGGCTCATTGGCCGACCAGCTCCGCAAGGCGCTGGCCCCGCTCGCGCCCGCGTTCGACGCCGCCGAGCAGCACAACCAGCCGTGA